A region of Haliotis asinina isolate JCU_RB_2024 chromosome 9, JCU_Hal_asi_v2, whole genome shotgun sequence DNA encodes the following proteins:
- the LOC137296007 gene encoding nischarin-like isoform X1 codes for MAHFGKDLDSFSASRTVRILSSESVENYTVYLIEVTVGPYSWTVKHRYSDFHELHDKLVSTCKLDKNLLPPKKLFGNQSETFIKKRQGELEVYLQTVLYYLAHRVPPILAFFLHFNKYEIHGITQALAEELYNRGETILQSHEMFQMSPLQLHAVTERLKLPEPTCGTLTMLKKSGDVKKDIGHILDFITRMKSLKICGSKESVGSSNIDMNQLTFDLTLFKSLKYLEILNCSPRNIGGLETIKQTLKEFQLCRSTKTIREFLLQDIPHWRGEDGTLLVSYWEHVEKADMSHNFIAEIDDSVQLMPKVEHLDLSHNQLTTIQHLQWLSHLTFLDISHNNIHNLDSLHTKLGNLKTLKLAGNKLGSLQGFSKLFSLEILDVSNNEIGQVSDVKPIGGLPCLENLLLTGNPVTIVLDYRTKVLEVFGDRVNEVVLDNQRPNQKELDTVAVLQALQKARDNKDKVKRLTPKKTASSASLTDSEYSRTPPNLLGEARNGSSSPSSVDLRHGSTRALSGSPLCSSYNGFSSSPFFRPEHTGLSNSPLSRTEQAGLSSSPLFRSELSSSSLTGPTHHRPISSPVTRTEEAGLTGSSITTTAHQRPISSPVTRAEQEELCDITLTGAAHHRESSSPGSRPEEADLHIGLPSRPEEKGNSCSADISSSSSPLTRSAQLGISRYETDALTTSKQQGPTLSSPDVAQMNTMMAAADTKHLKNTAENDIQPVDNDLKTAKSGKQPAANESQSADGDKELVASDSETADSGKQSAANDSKTADSGKQPAVNDKQAADSGKQPAVNDKQTADSDRETADNTVQPTDKATGEKMFISDSKETSAESSQASSDKTSKLAVINYADLPTGANTEFRSWLQKHLIGGGSPSRESTKENILDILWCNAVQYSNPTVFFSCCAVLTKSKIFIERLTDLDSGLPGVPDFEPFYILPMCNIQQIVLGCCLAYVKLEESFVGKMGTFILIGLDPSVLKTYVESFKLNCESMKSLNAPEILDSSCDSDISRQIFNMEDKFGSSSDRIVYSCVVVAKPSHSRCLLVLSENRVYLIDIDCIYWPLPSFEADSEEMHQIGVMQNHPITDRISNISMYSAVNTVTTPKSQLRETNVRFAEFGLSMIFHETAGPKLFDVLFPSTSSRDFYLDRLTNLRAEHAHRMSPTLREEPEGGNELVDPPDSKRMSRLPSASSLPSSFDISKYYVSKTHGSIKALPSEIKIQIQTPNQPVPVETDNPVHYTSMKKRTSKEAVYASVDVNIGEVDSLMLAYLSGELEDHLKLCIRDYKLIHPLPTKLKPFALMDGRDLATFFHTVIAGKTSPDRGGLMEELHHVLWTNVVPYSNPKMEIPTLVMLSTRGIYFVSDSSHKSESSSRPPWMTHARHQSDSAFAWKTDVGKDGSDRSVHKIKKRGTIKPYCVLKYSDLQQVNVGLFDQCIRLTGQDAHSVFTLAIRESVAAGNFLQSMTGILSLLATSPMIDKDKQDLEQDFYKAFTKRTKSTIEGLEYIHPSQVRFCYPGEDAIEDILYLVKEKVHGSLPNSSKLTLWMYILGYVVPEEFLTGSTDRILARTIILSSTHICLAEEDIVTYPLPDFVRGLPENPQHLIVESRKIENLKRIVLYSSYLNVIQLIFSDEKEELVVDASLDYFSEESINKGREPRPEFCVRLFIQSPSEKEKFLQLLKKHWTELNPEVGRILDIITE; via the exons GTGTACCTGATTGAGGTGACTGTCGGCCCTTACAGCTGGACTGTGAAGCATCGATACAGCGATTTCCATGAACTCCATGACAAG ctggtgtcaacatgtaAGCTGGACAAGAACCTCCTGCCTCCCAAGAAACTGTTTGGTAACCAGAGTGAGACATTCATCAAGAAACGTCAGGGAGAGCTGGAGGTGTACCTCCAGACTGTGCTCTACTACCTGGCACACCGTGTACCTCCCATTCTTGCCTTCTTCCTACACTTCAACAAATAT GAGATCCATGGTATCACTCAGGCACTTGCAGAAGAGCTCTACAACAGAG GAGAGACAATCCTGCAATCCCATGAGATGTTCCAGATGTCACCACTGCAGCTCCACGCCGTGACGGAGAGGCTGAAGCTGCCTGAACCAACATGTGGTACTTTAACCATGTTAAAGA AAAGTGGTGATGTGAAGAAGGACATTGGCCACATTCtggatttcatcacaagaatgAAGAGCCTCAAG aTCTGTGGCAGCAAGGAGTCAGTTGGTTCAAGCAATATTGACATGAACCAGCTTACATTTGATCTCACATTGTTCAAGTCTTTGAAGTATTTAGAG aTATTGAATTGTAGTCCAAGGAATATTGGTGGTTTAGAAACAATAAAACAGACGCTCAAGGAATTCCAGCTATGCAGATCAACTAAAACAATTCGA GAGTTCCTTCTTCAAGACATTCCACACTGGCGTGGGGAGGATGGCACACTGCTGGTGTCGTACTGGGAACATGTGGAGAAAGCAGACATGAGTCACAACTTTATAGCTGAGATTGACGACAGTGTG CAACTGATGCCAAAAGTGGAGCACCTGGACCTCAGTCACAACCAGCTGACGACCATCCAGCATCTGCAGTGGCTCAGCCACCTCACCTTCCTGGACATCTCCcacaacaacattcacaacCTGGACTCACTGCACACTAAGCTTGGCAACCTGAAGACCCTCAAGTTGGCAGGCAACAAACTAGGGAGCCTTCAGG GATTTTCAAAGTTGTTTAGCCTGGAGATTCTTGATGTCAGCAACAATGAAATTGGACAG GTGTCTGATGTTAAGCCTATTGGTGGCCTGCCTTGCTTGGAAAACCTGCTGTTGACTGGCAACCCAGTAACCATCGTTCTGGACTACCGAACCAAGGTCCTTGAGGTGTTCGGAGACCGGGTAAATGAG GTGGTACTGGACAACCAGAGGCCCAACCAGAAGGAACTGGACACTGTGGCAGTATTGCAAGCTCTTCAGAAGGCCAGGGACAACAAGGACAAGGTGAAGAGGCTTACCCCTAAAAAG ACGGCCTCCAGTGCAAGTTTAACAGACTCAGAGTACAGTAGGACCCCCCCAAACCTGTTGGGGGAAGCCAGAAATGGCAGCTCTTCCCCATCCTCAG TAGATTTAAGACATGGCAGCACACGAGCATTATCAGGATCCCCACTATGTTCATCTTATAATGGGTTCAGCAGCAGCCCCTTCTTTAGACCAGAACATACTGGACTTAGTAACAGCCCTTTGTCAAGAACAGAGCAGGCTGGTCTTAGTAGCAGCCCATTGTTCAGGTCAGAACTAAGCAGCAGCTCCCTCACTGGACCAACACATCACAGACCAATCAGCAGCCCTGTTACAAGAACTGAAGAGGCAGGGCTAACTGGCAGCTCCATCACCACAACAGCACATCAGAGGCCAATCAGCAGCCCTGTTACAAGAGCCGAACAGGAAGAGCTATGTGACATCACTCTTACTGGAGCAGCTCATCACAGGGAGAGCAGCAGCCCAGGCTCAAGACCTGAGGAGGCAGACCTACATATCGGTCTGCCATCCAGGCCAGAAGAGAAGGGGAACAGTTGTTCTGCAGATATCTCCAGCAGCAGCAGCCCCCTTACAAGATCAGCACAGCTGGGAATCAGCAGATATGAGACTGATGCCCTCACCACCTCCAAACAACAG GGGCCCACCTTGTCTTCTCCTGATGTGGCACAGATGAATACCATGATGGCAGCTGCAGATACAAAACACCTCAAGAACACAGCAGAAAATGATATTCAACCAGTTGACAATGACTTAAAGACAGCTAAGAGTGGTAAACAACCAGCAGCCAATGAATCACAATCAGCTGACGGTGATAAAGAATTGGTGGCCAGTGACTCAGAAACAGCTGATAGTGGTAAACAATCAGCAGCCAATGACTCAAAAACAGCTGACAGTGGTAAACAACCAGCTGTCAATGATAAACAAGCAGCTGATAGTGGTAAACAACCAGCCGTCAATGATAAACAAACAGCTGACAGTGATAGAGAAACAGCTGACAATACTGTCCAGCCAACAGACAAGGCAACAGGAGAGAAGATGTTCATAAGTGATAGCAAGGAAACAAGTGCTGAAAGCAGCCAGGCTTCGTCTGACAAAAC CAGCAAGTTGGCTGTGATCAACTATGCAGATCTTCCAACTGGTGCAAACACAGAATTCCGGAGCTGGCTGCAGAAGCATCTGATTGGAGGAGGAAGCCCATCAAGGGAGAGTACTAAGGAAAACATATTGGATATCCTGTGGTGTAATGCTGTGCAGTACTCTAACCCCACTGTATTTTTCTCTTGCTGTGCTGTGTTAACTAAGAGCAAGATTTTCATTGAGAGACTGACTGATCTTGACTCAGGGTTGCCCGGTGTGCCTGACTTTGAACCCTTCTACATCCTCCCCATGTGCAATATCCAGCAGATTGTTCTGGGCTGTTGTTTGGCTTATGTGAAACTTGAGGAATCTTTTGTTGGGAAGATGGGCACCTTCATTCTGATAGGGCTGGACCCTTCAGTTTTGAAGACATATGTTGAATCTTTCAAATTGAATTGTGAAAGTATGAAAAGTTTGAATGCTCCAGAGATCTTAGATTCGTCTTGTGATTCTGATATTTCTCGTCAAATTTTCAATATGGAAGACAAATTTGGTTCTTCTTCTGATCGCATTGTTTATTCTTGTGTTGTGGTAGCTAAACCCTCCCACTCTAGATGCTTGCTTGTGCTGTCAGAGAACAGAGTTTACCTTATAGACATTGATTGTATCTACTGGCCACTGCCCTCCTTCGAGGCTGACTCAGAGGAGATGCATCAGATAGGCGTGATGCAAAATCACCCAATAACAGATAGAATCAGCAACATCAGTATGTACAGTGCAGTGAATACAGTAACAACTCCAAAGTCACAGTTAAGGGAAACAAATGTCAGATTTGCTGAATTTGGATTGTCTATGATTTTCCATGAGACTGCAGGACCAAAATTGTTTGATGTTCTCTTTCCTTCCACATCCTCGCGTGATTTTTACCTTGACCGACTGACAAACCTTCGAGCAGAGCATGCCCACCGGATGTCACCCACACTGCGAGAAGAGCCTGAGGGAGGTAATGAACTTGTTGATCCACCAGACTCAAAGAGGATGAGTAGGCTGCCATCAGCAAGCTCCTTACCATCCAGTTTTGACATCAGCAAATATTATGTGTCCAAGACACATGGCAGTATAAAAGCTTTACCGTCAGAGATTAAGATTCAGATTCAAACCCCAAACCAACCTGTACCTGTAGAAACTGATAACCCTGTGCACTATACATCAATGAAAAAGCGCACATCCAAAGAGGCAGTTTATGCATCAGTAGATGTGAATATAGGTGAAGTAGATTCCCTGATGCTGGCCTACCTCAGTGGTGAGCTGGAGGACCACTTGAAGCTGTGTATCAGAGACTATAAACTAATCCATCCTCTCCCTACAAAGCTGAAACCGTTTGCTCTGATGGATGGAAGGGACTTGGCAACATTCTTCCACACTGTGATAGCAGGGAAGACTTCTCCAGATCGAGGAGGCCTCATGGAGGAGCTGCACCATGTTCTCTGGACAAATGTTGTACCTTACAGCAACCCAAAGATGGAGATCCCAACGCTAGTCATGCTCAGCACAAGAGGGATTTACTTTGTGTCTGACTCCTCCCACAAGTCTGAGTCAAGTTCCAGACCTCCGTGGATGACCCATGCTAGACACCAGTCAGACTCAGCTTTTGCCTGGAAAACTGATGTGGGCAAAGATGGTTCAGATAGGAGTGTCCACAAGATAAAGAAACGAGGCACCATCAAGCCATACTGTGTGTTGAAGTACTCAGACCTGCAGCAGGTTAATGTGGGTCTGTTTGATCAGTGTATTAGGCTGACAGGTCAAGATGCTCACTCTGTGTTTACCCTGGCCATCAGAGAGAGTGTAGCTGCTGGGAACTTCCTCCAGAGCATGACTGGAATTCTCTCCCTTTTGGCCACATCCCCCATGATTGACAAGGACAAGCAGGACCTGGAACAGGACTTCTACAAGGCATTCACCAAGAGGACAAAGTCCACCATTGAAGGCCTGGAATACATTCATCCCAGTCAAGTTCGCTTCTGTTATCCAGGAGAAGATGCTATAGAAGACATTCTGTATCTTGTGAAGGAGAAGGTTCATGGTTCTCTACCTAACAGCAGCAAACTGACATTATGGATGTACATTTTGGGATATGTGGTTCCAGAGGAGTTCTTGACAGGATCAACAGATAGAATTTTAGCAAGGACAATAATCCTAAGTAGCACCCACATCTGCCTGGCTGAAGAAGATATTGTGACCTACCCCTTGCCTGACTTTGTTAGAGGTTTGCCTGAAAATCCACAACATCTAATTGTTGAGTCTCGTAAAATTGAAAATTTGAAGAGGATTGTTCTATACTCCAGTTACCTGAATGTGATCCAGTTGATATTCAGTGACGAGAAGGAGGAGTTGGTAGTTGATGCATCACTTGACTACTTCAGTGAGGAGAGTATCAACAAGGGGAGAGAACCCCGCCCAGAGTTCTGTGTGCGACTCTTCATTCAGAGTCCAAGTGAGAAGGAGAAGTTTCTACAGCTGTTGAAGAAACACTGGACGGAACTCAACCCTGAAGTGGGCAGGATTCTGGACATAATTACTGAGTGA
- the LOC137296007 gene encoding nischarin-like isoform X3, producing MAHFGKDLDSFSASRTVRILSSESVENYTVYLIEVTVGPYSWTVKHRYSDFHELHDKLVSTCKLDKNLLPPKKLFGNQSETFIKKRQGELEVYLQTVLYYLAHRVPPILAFFLHFNKYEIHGITQALAEELYNRGETILQSHEMFQMSPLQLHAVTERLKLPEPTCESGDVKKDIGHILDFITRMKSLKICGSKESVGSSNIDMNQLTFDLTLFKSLKYLEILNCSPRNIGGLETIKQTLKEFQLCRSTKTIREFLLQDIPHWRGEDGTLLVSYWEHVEKADMSHNFIAEIDDSVQLMPKVEHLDLSHNQLTTIQHLQWLSHLTFLDISHNNIHNLDSLHTKLGNLKTLKLAGNKLGSLQGFSKLFSLEILDVSNNEIGQVSDVKPIGGLPCLENLLLTGNPVTIVLDYRTKVLEVFGDRVNEVVLDNQRPNQKELDTVAVLQALQKARDNKDKVKRLTPKKTASSASLTDSEYSRTPPNLLGEARNGSSSPSSVDLRHGSTRALSGSPLCSSYNGFSSSPFFRPEHTGLSNSPLSRTEQAGLSSSPLFRSELSSSSLTGPTHHRPISSPVTRTEEAGLTGSSITTTAHQRPISSPVTRAEQEELCDITLTGAAHHRESSSPGSRPEEADLHIGLPSRPEEKGNSCSADISSSSSPLTRSAQLGISRYETDALTTSKQQGPTLSSPDVAQMNTMMAAADTKHLKNTAENDIQPVDNDLKTAKSGKQPAANESQSADGDKELVASDSETADSGKQSAANDSKTADSGKQPAVNDKQAADSGKQPAVNDKQTADSDRETADNTVQPTDKATGEKMFISDSKETSAESSQASSDKTSKLAVINYADLPTGANTEFRSWLQKHLIGGGSPSRESTKENILDILWCNAVQYSNPTVFFSCCAVLTKSKIFIERLTDLDSGLPGVPDFEPFYILPMCNIQQIVLGCCLAYVKLEESFVGKMGTFILIGLDPSVLKTYVESFKLNCESMKSLNAPEILDSSCDSDISRQIFNMEDKFGSSSDRIVYSCVVVAKPSHSRCLLVLSENRVYLIDIDCIYWPLPSFEADSEEMHQIGVMQNHPITDRISNISMYSAVNTVTTPKSQLRETNVRFAEFGLSMIFHETAGPKLFDVLFPSTSSRDFYLDRLTNLRAEHAHRMSPTLREEPEGGNELVDPPDSKRMSRLPSASSLPSSFDISKYYVSKTHGSIKALPSEIKIQIQTPNQPVPVETDNPVHYTSMKKRTSKEAVYASVDVNIGEVDSLMLAYLSGELEDHLKLCIRDYKLIHPLPTKLKPFALMDGRDLATFFHTVIAGKTSPDRGGLMEELHHVLWTNVVPYSNPKMEIPTLVMLSTRGIYFVSDSSHKSESSSRPPWMTHARHQSDSAFAWKTDVGKDGSDRSVHKIKKRGTIKPYCVLKYSDLQQVNVGLFDQCIRLTGQDAHSVFTLAIRESVAAGNFLQSMTGILSLLATSPMIDKDKQDLEQDFYKAFTKRTKSTIEGLEYIHPSQVRFCYPGEDAIEDILYLVKEKVHGSLPNSSKLTLWMYILGYVVPEEFLTGSTDRILARTIILSSTHICLAEEDIVTYPLPDFVRGLPENPQHLIVESRKIENLKRIVLYSSYLNVIQLIFSDEKEELVVDASLDYFSEESINKGREPRPEFCVRLFIQSPSEKEKFLQLLKKHWTELNPEVGRILDIITE from the exons GTGTACCTGATTGAGGTGACTGTCGGCCCTTACAGCTGGACTGTGAAGCATCGATACAGCGATTTCCATGAACTCCATGACAAG ctggtgtcaacatgtaAGCTGGACAAGAACCTCCTGCCTCCCAAGAAACTGTTTGGTAACCAGAGTGAGACATTCATCAAGAAACGTCAGGGAGAGCTGGAGGTGTACCTCCAGACTGTGCTCTACTACCTGGCACACCGTGTACCTCCCATTCTTGCCTTCTTCCTACACTTCAACAAATAT GAGATCCATGGTATCACTCAGGCACTTGCAGAAGAGCTCTACAACAGAG GAGAGACAATCCTGCAATCCCATGAGATGTTCCAGATGTCACCACTGCAGCTCCACGCCGTGACGGAGAGGCTGAAGCTGCCTGAACCAACATGTG AAAGTGGTGATGTGAAGAAGGACATTGGCCACATTCtggatttcatcacaagaatgAAGAGCCTCAAG aTCTGTGGCAGCAAGGAGTCAGTTGGTTCAAGCAATATTGACATGAACCAGCTTACATTTGATCTCACATTGTTCAAGTCTTTGAAGTATTTAGAG aTATTGAATTGTAGTCCAAGGAATATTGGTGGTTTAGAAACAATAAAACAGACGCTCAAGGAATTCCAGCTATGCAGATCAACTAAAACAATTCGA GAGTTCCTTCTTCAAGACATTCCACACTGGCGTGGGGAGGATGGCACACTGCTGGTGTCGTACTGGGAACATGTGGAGAAAGCAGACATGAGTCACAACTTTATAGCTGAGATTGACGACAGTGTG CAACTGATGCCAAAAGTGGAGCACCTGGACCTCAGTCACAACCAGCTGACGACCATCCAGCATCTGCAGTGGCTCAGCCACCTCACCTTCCTGGACATCTCCcacaacaacattcacaacCTGGACTCACTGCACACTAAGCTTGGCAACCTGAAGACCCTCAAGTTGGCAGGCAACAAACTAGGGAGCCTTCAGG GATTTTCAAAGTTGTTTAGCCTGGAGATTCTTGATGTCAGCAACAATGAAATTGGACAG GTGTCTGATGTTAAGCCTATTGGTGGCCTGCCTTGCTTGGAAAACCTGCTGTTGACTGGCAACCCAGTAACCATCGTTCTGGACTACCGAACCAAGGTCCTTGAGGTGTTCGGAGACCGGGTAAATGAG GTGGTACTGGACAACCAGAGGCCCAACCAGAAGGAACTGGACACTGTGGCAGTATTGCAAGCTCTTCAGAAGGCCAGGGACAACAAGGACAAGGTGAAGAGGCTTACCCCTAAAAAG ACGGCCTCCAGTGCAAGTTTAACAGACTCAGAGTACAGTAGGACCCCCCCAAACCTGTTGGGGGAAGCCAGAAATGGCAGCTCTTCCCCATCCTCAG TAGATTTAAGACATGGCAGCACACGAGCATTATCAGGATCCCCACTATGTTCATCTTATAATGGGTTCAGCAGCAGCCCCTTCTTTAGACCAGAACATACTGGACTTAGTAACAGCCCTTTGTCAAGAACAGAGCAGGCTGGTCTTAGTAGCAGCCCATTGTTCAGGTCAGAACTAAGCAGCAGCTCCCTCACTGGACCAACACATCACAGACCAATCAGCAGCCCTGTTACAAGAACTGAAGAGGCAGGGCTAACTGGCAGCTCCATCACCACAACAGCACATCAGAGGCCAATCAGCAGCCCTGTTACAAGAGCCGAACAGGAAGAGCTATGTGACATCACTCTTACTGGAGCAGCTCATCACAGGGAGAGCAGCAGCCCAGGCTCAAGACCTGAGGAGGCAGACCTACATATCGGTCTGCCATCCAGGCCAGAAGAGAAGGGGAACAGTTGTTCTGCAGATATCTCCAGCAGCAGCAGCCCCCTTACAAGATCAGCACAGCTGGGAATCAGCAGATATGAGACTGATGCCCTCACCACCTCCAAACAACAG GGGCCCACCTTGTCTTCTCCTGATGTGGCACAGATGAATACCATGATGGCAGCTGCAGATACAAAACACCTCAAGAACACAGCAGAAAATGATATTCAACCAGTTGACAATGACTTAAAGACAGCTAAGAGTGGTAAACAACCAGCAGCCAATGAATCACAATCAGCTGACGGTGATAAAGAATTGGTGGCCAGTGACTCAGAAACAGCTGATAGTGGTAAACAATCAGCAGCCAATGACTCAAAAACAGCTGACAGTGGTAAACAACCAGCTGTCAATGATAAACAAGCAGCTGATAGTGGTAAACAACCAGCCGTCAATGATAAACAAACAGCTGACAGTGATAGAGAAACAGCTGACAATACTGTCCAGCCAACAGACAAGGCAACAGGAGAGAAGATGTTCATAAGTGATAGCAAGGAAACAAGTGCTGAAAGCAGCCAGGCTTCGTCTGACAAAAC CAGCAAGTTGGCTGTGATCAACTATGCAGATCTTCCAACTGGTGCAAACACAGAATTCCGGAGCTGGCTGCAGAAGCATCTGATTGGAGGAGGAAGCCCATCAAGGGAGAGTACTAAGGAAAACATATTGGATATCCTGTGGTGTAATGCTGTGCAGTACTCTAACCCCACTGTATTTTTCTCTTGCTGTGCTGTGTTAACTAAGAGCAAGATTTTCATTGAGAGACTGACTGATCTTGACTCAGGGTTGCCCGGTGTGCCTGACTTTGAACCCTTCTACATCCTCCCCATGTGCAATATCCAGCAGATTGTTCTGGGCTGTTGTTTGGCTTATGTGAAACTTGAGGAATCTTTTGTTGGGAAGATGGGCACCTTCATTCTGATAGGGCTGGACCCTTCAGTTTTGAAGACATATGTTGAATCTTTCAAATTGAATTGTGAAAGTATGAAAAGTTTGAATGCTCCAGAGATCTTAGATTCGTCTTGTGATTCTGATATTTCTCGTCAAATTTTCAATATGGAAGACAAATTTGGTTCTTCTTCTGATCGCATTGTTTATTCTTGTGTTGTGGTAGCTAAACCCTCCCACTCTAGATGCTTGCTTGTGCTGTCAGAGAACAGAGTTTACCTTATAGACATTGATTGTATCTACTGGCCACTGCCCTCCTTCGAGGCTGACTCAGAGGAGATGCATCAGATAGGCGTGATGCAAAATCACCCAATAACAGATAGAATCAGCAACATCAGTATGTACAGTGCAGTGAATACAGTAACAACTCCAAAGTCACAGTTAAGGGAAACAAATGTCAGATTTGCTGAATTTGGATTGTCTATGATTTTCCATGAGACTGCAGGACCAAAATTGTTTGATGTTCTCTTTCCTTCCACATCCTCGCGTGATTTTTACCTTGACCGACTGACAAACCTTCGAGCAGAGCATGCCCACCGGATGTCACCCACACTGCGAGAAGAGCCTGAGGGAGGTAATGAACTTGTTGATCCACCAGACTCAAAGAGGATGAGTAGGCTGCCATCAGCAAGCTCCTTACCATCCAGTTTTGACATCAGCAAATATTATGTGTCCAAGACACATGGCAGTATAAAAGCTTTACCGTCAGAGATTAAGATTCAGATTCAAACCCCAAACCAACCTGTACCTGTAGAAACTGATAACCCTGTGCACTATACATCAATGAAAAAGCGCACATCCAAAGAGGCAGTTTATGCATCAGTAGATGTGAATATAGGTGAAGTAGATTCCCTGATGCTGGCCTACCTCAGTGGTGAGCTGGAGGACCACTTGAAGCTGTGTATCAGAGACTATAAACTAATCCATCCTCTCCCTACAAAGCTGAAACCGTTTGCTCTGATGGATGGAAGGGACTTGGCAACATTCTTCCACACTGTGATAGCAGGGAAGACTTCTCCAGATCGAGGAGGCCTCATGGAGGAGCTGCACCATGTTCTCTGGACAAATGTTGTACCTTACAGCAACCCAAAGATGGAGATCCCAACGCTAGTCATGCTCAGCACAAGAGGGATTTACTTTGTGTCTGACTCCTCCCACAAGTCTGAGTCAAGTTCCAGACCTCCGTGGATGACCCATGCTAGACACCAGTCAGACTCAGCTTTTGCCTGGAAAACTGATGTGGGCAAAGATGGTTCAGATAGGAGTGTCCACAAGATAAAGAAACGAGGCACCATCAAGCCATACTGTGTGTTGAAGTACTCAGACCTGCAGCAGGTTAATGTGGGTCTGTTTGATCAGTGTATTAGGCTGACAGGTCAAGATGCTCACTCTGTGTTTACCCTGGCCATCAGAGAGAGTGTAGCTGCTGGGAACTTCCTCCAGAGCATGACTGGAATTCTCTCCCTTTTGGCCACATCCCCCATGATTGACAAGGACAAGCAGGACCTGGAACAGGACTTCTACAAGGCATTCACCAAGAGGACAAAGTCCACCATTGAAGGCCTGGAATACATTCATCCCAGTCAAGTTCGCTTCTGTTATCCAGGAGAAGATGCTATAGAAGACATTCTGTATCTTGTGAAGGAGAAGGTTCATGGTTCTCTACCTAACAGCAGCAAACTGACATTATGGATGTACATTTTGGGATATGTGGTTCCAGAGGAGTTCTTGACAGGATCAACAGATAGAATTTTAGCAAGGACAATAATCCTAAGTAGCACCCACATCTGCCTGGCTGAAGAAGATATTGTGACCTACCCCTTGCCTGACTTTGTTAGAGGTTTGCCTGAAAATCCACAACATCTAATTGTTGAGTCTCGTAAAATTGAAAATTTGAAGAGGATTGTTCTATACTCCAGTTACCTGAATGTGATCCAGTTGATATTCAGTGACGAGAAGGAGGAGTTGGTAGTTGATGCATCACTTGACTACTTCAGTGAGGAGAGTATCAACAAGGGGAGAGAACCCCGCCCAGAGTTCTGTGTGCGACTCTTCATTCAGAGTCCAAGTGAGAAGGAGAAGTTTCTACAGCTGTTGAAGAAACACTGGACGGAACTCAACCCTGAAGTGGGCAGGATTCTGGACATAATTACTGAGTGA